One segment of Dermochelys coriacea isolate rDerCor1 chromosome 12 unlocalized genomic scaffold, rDerCor1.pri.v4 SUPER_12_unloc_3, whole genome shotgun sequence DNA contains the following:
- the LOC122457786 gene encoding maestro heat-like repeat-containing protein family member 1, whose protein sequence is MTQVLWPRLLEYVVPAQYTGTLKPLCRCLRELAEKKQQEGEAAACLDYSGRVQLPTPQGLLARLLVVASSPYEREGHGCAALQLLKALHQNIHAAVGEMWVVKIPSLLQFIEGNTENSLDHAQWEHMLLQFLRRSLEMIDDSAWSSQMSLELSQQMAGYASPSKEKVCSLLRLSF, encoded by the exons ATGACCCAA GTGTTATGGCCAAGGCTTCTGGAGTATGTGGTGCCAGCTCAGTACACTGGTACTTTGAAGCCTCTCTGCAGATGCCTTAGGGAACTGGCTgagaaaaagcagcaggaaggagaagcagctgctTGCCTCGACTACAGTGGACGAG TGCAACTCCCTacaccccaggggctgctggcGCGACTCCTG GTAGTAGCCTCATCCCCTTATGAAAGAGAAGGACACGGGTGTGCTGCCTTGCAGTTACTAAAGGCCCTGCACCAAAATATCCATGCAGCAGTGGGTGAGATGTGGGTAGTAAAGATCCCCTCTCTGCTGCAGTTCATTGAAG GAAACACAGAGAATTCCCTGGACCATGCACAGTGGGAGCACATGCTGCTTCAG TTCCTAAGAAGATCTCTGGAGATGATAGATGacagtgcctggagcagccagATGTCCCTTGAGTTGAGCCAGCAGATGGCCGGCTATGCCAGCCCCTCCAAAGAGAAGGTTTGTTCTCTGTTAAGGCTTAGTTTCTAG